CCCCCTGACCGGGTGCGGTGACGACGAGGACGAACGCTCCACCGAGACGCCGACCCCCGAGACGGAGGCCCCGGCGGAGACCCCGAGCGAGGCGGAGACCGAGGCGCCGCGGCCGGCGCAGACCGCGGCGCTGCCCGACTCGCTCCCGAACGGGCTGCTGCTGGTGTTCTCGCAGTTCGTGACCGGCCCCAACGGCATGCAGCCCGGCGCGGCGCGCATGGAGATCCTCACGCGCAGCGGGGGGCAGTGGCACACGGAGGTGGTCGAGGACGACTCGAGCAACGTCTTCCACAAGGCGTTCGTGTACACGCCGCCGGGCGCCGCGCCCGGCATCGCCACCATCGGCGCGACCGGCGCCACGGTGAAGCTCTGGCGCAGGTCGGGCGGGCAGTGGTCGAGCGAGACCCTCTGGGAGGCGGAGTTCGGCGGGACCCGCGATCGCATGCGTGACGCCGAGGTCGCCGACCTCTACGGCGACGGCCGCCCCGCGATCGCGGTCGGCACGCACGACATGGGCGTGCTCGGCATCATCCGGCCCCAGGAGAGCGGTGGCTTCGCGGTCACCGAGCTGAGCCGGACGCCCAACACGTGGATCCACGAGGTCGAGATCGGGGACCTGAACGGCGACGGCACCCTCGAGGTCTACGCGACGCCGAGCGATCCGAACGACCTCGACGGCGGCGAGCAGCGCGGGAGCGTCGTGCGCTACGTGCCGAACGGCGGCGGCGAGCCGACGGTGGTGGCCGATCTCGGAGACCGCCACGCCAAGGAGATCTGGGTCGGGGACGTGGACGGAGACGGACGCGACGAGCTGTACGTGGCCGTCGAGGCGCACACGACCGGGCAGGACCCGAACGTGCAGATCGTCGATCCGGTCGAGATCCGTCGCTACGACCACGACACCGCGCCGACCGAGGGCGTGGTCATCGCGCGCATCCAGGACCGGCTCACGCGCTTCCTCACCGTCGGGGACCTCGACGGAGACGGCAAGGACGAGATGATCGCGGCCGCGTTCTCGAGCGGCCTCTGGCTGCTGCGCCCGGGCCGAGACCCGCGCGCGGAGTGGGCGATGGAGAACATCGACCGCGACTCGGGTGGCTTCGAGCACGCGGCGCTCGTCGCGGATCTCGACGCCAACGGACAGGACGAGCTCTACGTCGCGGCCGACAACCAGGGGGAGCTCCGACGCTACGTCTGGGTCAACGGCCGACCGCGCCGCGAGGTCATCCGGTCCCGCGAGAACCCGCGCAGCATGATGACCTGGAACATCATGCCGGTGCCGCGCTCCCTCGTGGAGTGAGGGCGCGTCAGAACAGGAAGCCGGCCCGGAGGACGTGGTACGTCTGGACCGGGTCGGTGTCGAAGCCGATCTCGATCGTGTAGCCGATCTCGAAGTTGCCGCCGAGCAGGATGCTGAGCGAGGCGGCGGGCCGCACGACCCACGCATCCGAGACCGTCTCCTGGAAGCTGATGCAGCTCTCGGTGTCGGACGGCGTGCACATCGGGGTGACGGCCGCGCGGCGCTCACTGAAGCGCTCGTTCATCACGCTCACGCCTCCGCTCGGGACGACGTAGAAGGTGAAGAAGCCACCGACGTCCACGAAGAAGCGGTAGCCGAGCATGCTCTCGACGCGCACGAGGTCGCGCGAGTGGGTCAGCACGTCGCCCACCGGATCGTCGATGCCGCCCGTGAAGAGGCCCACCCGGTTCATCCAGCTGATGCGGTCGAAGAGGGTGGCGCCCAGCGTCAGGTAGCCGCCGCCGGCCACGCGGCCCTGCTCGTCGATGATGAGCGCGGCGCCGATGCCCAGGCGGAGCTGGAGGTCACCGAGGAAGTCGCTCGCTTCGCCGCTCTGGGCGATGAGCACGTCCGCCTGACCGATGCGGGCCACCAGGCCGAGGTCCGCGCTGACGAGGCCCGCGCCCGTGATCATGCCCAGCACCCGGCCCTCGCAGTCGAGGAGCGGCGCGCCCGCGTGCCCCACCGCGAGCGCGACGTCGGCCTGGAGGCCGACCTCGTTGGCCGCGCCGACGGTGCCGGTGGAGGTGGACCATCGCAAGAGACCCTCGCCTCGCTCGCCCAGCAGGCGGTTCACCTCCGCGAACGGGTGGCCGAGCGCGACGACGGGCGCGCCGCGTCGGGCGCTCGTCTCCGGGGCGGGAGCCAGCGGCTCGACGCCGTCGATCGGCGCCGCCAGCTCGAGCACCGCGAGGTCGTAGTCCTCGTCCCGCGCGAGCAGCCGGGTGCCGATCTCGGTGCCGTCCTGGGTCACGACGGTCGCGCCGCGCCCGAGGCCGAGGAGGCTGAAGGCGGTCACGACGTGCCGGGGTGAGTGATAGACGAAGCCCGCGCCCCACTGTGTGCCGGCGCGCACCCGAACGACGGCGGCGGCGGCGCGCGCGTAGGCGGCCTCGGCGCAGGTCGGGGCGCTCGATGGAGCCGCGTCCTGCGCGGGGTCTGCGGTGACCGGCTCCGGCAATGACTCCGAGACTGGCTCTGGCGCCGGCTCCGAGATTGGCTCCGCCTCGGGCGCGGGCTCCGGATCCGCTGCCGCCTCGGCCACGGGCTCGCCCGTCGCGTCCTCATCCACCCCCGCGGGGGGCGGGTCCACCTCGGGCTGTGCCCACACGGGGACCGCCCAGAGCAAGCTGCCGAACACCAATAGCCAGCGCGTCATGTCTCTCTCCAAGAGTCGACTCCGTGCGCCGACGTTACGAGCACGCTGGGTCTCTCGGCCCGAACGCGCCAGCTACAAGATCTCGTCGAGGTAGCTCGGGTGGTCGTAGCAGAAGTGCGTGCGGCTGAAGCCGGGCAGATCCATGCGCTCGCCGAGGGGGCGGTCGCCGCCCGAGTCCATCAGGCAGCCGTCGCCGTCGAAGTCGTTGTGGTAGACGGTCGGCGGTCCGAAGGGCTGGGCCATCCCGAGGCTGTGGCCGAGCTCGTGCGACGAGGTCTCGCCCACGATCGAGCCCAGCGCGTCGATCGCGCGGCGCACCGCGGCGACCCGATCGGGATCTCCGTCGCCGACGCCCTCCGAGCGGGTCGCCGGCCGCGCGCGGACCTCCGCGAAGACCTCGTCGAAGAGCGGATCCGGGTCCGGCGAGCCGGGCGGTCGCTCCGCGCCGAGGCCAGGGTTCTCGGACCAGTACAGGAACGACTCCACGAAGACGCCGCCGTAGCCCGGATAGCCGTCCATCTGCGTCTCGGCGTTCGCGCCCCCGATCGCGTCGAAGAGGCGGAGGTTGCCCACATCTTTGCCAGGGGTGTTGTCGTACCCGAAGAGGCCGACGCCGTTGGGATCGGGGCCGCCGACCTCGAGGATCGAGTAGGCGACCCGGGACTGGTCTTCCGGCTCCTCGAAGCGGATCTCGACCGCCCAGTCGCCGTAGATCTCGGTCATGCGGTCCTGCACCACCATCTCGACCTCGTCGGCGACGCGGTGGAGCCCGAAGCGGCGGAGGCTGTCGTAGAAGCCGGGGAGGAAGCGGACGAACACCACCTGGCGCGCGCCGACCAGCTCGAAGCGGAAGGGGATGGTGCTGCCCTCGAGCTCCTCGGTGCCGTCGATGGTGATCGGCGTGGCCGTGCCTTCGAACGCGCCGCGCGCGTGGCCGAAGAGCGAGGCCACCAGCGCGTCGCTCCGGACCTCGGGCTCGATGAAGAAGAGCACCTCGTCGCCGGAGACGAACTCCGGGACGATCTCGCCCGAGAAGGGCTCCGGGCTGCCGCCCTCGGGGACGAAGCGGCCGCTGAGCCGGATCAGCGTGGTCTCGTCGGGCCGGTCCGGCCCGCCCAGGAACCCGGCGCCGCGCACGCTGAGGAGCTGGCCGAGGTGACCGTTGGGCGGATCGAGGCTGAACAGCTCGGGCGGGTTGAAGTGCAGGCTCGTCGACTGCGGCGCCGACTCGCTCCGCTCCCCGGACACCAGCCGGGACTCGAGGGTGACGGTGCCGTCGAAGGTGCCGGGCGCCAGCGCCCCGATGTCGGTCGTCAGCACGATCACGCCGCGCTCGCGGTCGAAGCGCTCGAGGGGCGCCACCGGGAGCGAGACGGCCACGGGTCGATCGCCGCCCGCGTCGAAGGTGTAGGTGCCCTCGAAGCGCGCCGTGAGCTCGCCTTCGGTGGGCCCCACGATGCCCGCGCCGACCACGACGGCGACGTCGTTGCGGTGGGCCTCGCCGCGCGGGACCTCGAAGAGATCGACGGGCAGCGCGGTGCGCACGCTCATATCGGCGATGTAGGGATCGGAGCTGAGGCCGTTGCCCATCAGGCGCACCGTCACGGTGTGGTCGCCGCTGCCGAGCGCGCTCACGACCTCGCCCGTCAGCTCGAAGAGGAGCCGGCCGTCGACGTCGTCGGGCATGCCGAAGAGGACTCCTGCGCTCGACCCGCCGCTGTCCACGCTGAGGCGTGGGTCGCTCCCGAGATCGTCGAAGCCCAGGCCGCGCACCTCGACGAGCGATCCTTCGACGGCCGGGTCGGGCGCGCGCAGCTCCAGGATCTCCGGGCGCTCCGCCGTGCCCCCGTCGGAGCTCGGCAGGGTGTTGTCGCAGGCCAGCATCACCAGCGCGCAGGCGCACGCGCGAATCCAAGCAGTCACGCCGGCATTCTACGGCGAAGCGGAAGCCGCCGCATGGGGGCCGCATGGAGCCCGAGCGCCGGCCGCGGTATCCTGGCCCCCGCATGCCACGCCTTCAGCTCCCGAGCCTTGCTTCTTCGCGCTCCTCTCTCGCCGCCTGCCTCCTCGCGCCTTGCCTCCTCGCGGCCTGCGCCAGCGGCAGCGCGCCCACGTTGCAGCCGGTCAGCGACCAGACGGTGCGGGTGAACGAGGAGCTCCGGCTGACCCTCGGGATCGACAACCCGGAGGGGAGGGCGGTCGCGGTGCGCATCGAGGACCCGATGCTGCCGAGCTTCGATCGCGTGCACTCGCTGAGCACCGAGCCGGGGGGGGCGCTCTTCCGCTGGGCGCCGCTCTCCAGCCAGGCCGGCCGCCACGAGCTGGTCTTCGTGCTCACGGACGGCGGCTCGGGGGAGTACGACCGCGAGACGGTCTCCATCGAGGTCCTGCCGTCGGAGGACGCGGCGCCCGTGTTCGTGCGACCGGGCGCGGGCGGCACCTACGACCTCGAGCGCGAGCCCTGCGTGACGTTCGACGTCGAGGTGCGCGACGACGACTCCACCACCGTCGACATCGGCAACCGCGGGAGCCTGCCCGAGCGCGCCACGCTGGCGAACTCCGGCGCGAAGCGGGCCACGTTCGACTGGTGCCCCACGCCCGACCAGGTCGCGAGCTCCGAGCGCTGGACGGTGCAACTCTTCGCCGACGACGGCGACCACCCGCAGGTCGAGCACGACTACATCATCGTGCTCCGCTCGGGTCCGAAGGACGGCTGCCCGGGCGCCGCCCCCGTGGTCTCGGTGACCTCACCGCGCGCCATGGAGGCCATCACGAGCGGGACGACCTATCCGGTGGAGGTCACCGTCACCGACGACATGGGGCTGCGCGATCCGCCGCTGCTCTACTACAGCCTCACCGCGCCGGACGACCCGACCAAGCCCGACGTGACCGCCTTCGAGCAGGTCACGTTCGAGCCGACCGAGGGCGACGACTACGTCGCGCGCATCCCGACCCTCGGCCTCGCGGAGGGCGAGATGGAGGAGGTCTTCTTCCTCGTCAGCGCGACCGACAACGACGACCCGTCCGGCAGCATCTGTGATCACCGCACCGACACCACGGTCACGTCCTTCTTCGCGGTGGGCGGCACGCCCCCCGACGGGAGCCTCGCGGAGTGCGCGTACTGCACGGGCTCGACGGAGTGTGACTCCGGTATCTGCGCGGCGACGGCGTCCGGCGGGCGCTGCGTCGACTCGTGCTCGGGCGGAGGCGCGTGCGACATGGGCACGTGCGGCGCCACGGTGACGACCGAAGGCGGCACCCGCGCCGGCTGCGGTCCCTCGCGAGAGATCTGCGGCGGCGGCGGCGGCACCTGCACCGACGACTCGCGCGAGCCCGACGACTCGACCGGCACCGCGACCCCCTACAGCTCCCGGATCACCGACGGACAGATCTGTGCGGGCGACTCCGACTACTTCTCGTTCTCGGTGGGGCGCGGCGAGCGGGTGATCGTCAGCGCGGAGTTCGCGACGCTGGACGGCGACCTGGATCTCGAGCTGAGCGACGGCGCCGGGACCATCGTCGACACGAGCGCGGGCGTGACCGACACCGAGCGGGTCGAGTACTGCAACGCCGACGCCTCGACCACGCTCTACGCGCGCGTCTTCGGCTACGGCGGCGACGAGAACAGCTACACGCTGGACGCGGCCGTGATGCCGGACGGGGCTGGCTGCTGCATGGACGATCGCTTCGAGGACGACGACACGCGCATGACCGCGCGGAGCGTGACCTTCAGCGGCGGCACGCCCGACATGGCGAGCTTCGACGGCACGGTCTGCCGTGGTGACGACGACTGGATCGCCATCCCGATGACCGGCCCGGGTCGCATCGAGGCCGACCTCGTCTTCGTGCACGCGGACGGCGACATCGACATGGCGCTCTTCGATCCGTCGGGCGTGCGCCTCGCGAGCGGGGCCTCGGTCACCGACGACGAGGCGCTCGGGGTCGATGTCTCCAGCGCCGGGACCTACGCGCTCCGGGTCTACGTCTTCGGCAGCGGGAACACCTACCTCGGGGAGGTGCGCCGCTCGACCGGCACCGGCTGCAGCCGCACGGCGGACTGTCCCGTCGGCACCGTCTGCGACGGAACCTGTGAGAACGACCGTTGCACCTCCGGGGCCGATTGCCCGGCCATGCACGCTTGCTTGTCGGCGGGGCCCATCCCGGCCGCGAGCCACTGCGGGCAGAGCTGCACGAGCAACTCGGAGTGCCGTTCGGGCGAGGCGTGCAAGTGGACGCTCGACGGACGCGGCTGCGCGGCCACGGGCGGCGGCTCCAACGGCGCCTCCTGCACCGATTTCACGGGGTGCGGGGGGCAGCGCACCTGCCTGCCCTGGGTCGGCGGCTACTGCGCGCGCGCCCGCTGCAGCAGCAACGCCGACTGCGAGACCGGCACGTACTGCGTGGCCGAGGGCGGCATCAACGTCTGCGCGCTGAGCTGCGTGTCCACGCCGTGCCGCGAGTCCGAGGGCTACAGCTGCGACTTCCGCCCGACGCTGGGCGGCACGAGCCGCTTCGTCTGCCTCCCCTGATCAGCGCTTCGCGCGCAGGTAGTTGAGCAGCCACTTGTGCAGCGCCGAGTGGGTCTCGATGGGGACGTCCCACGGCGGGCCCTTGGTCTCGAACTCGGCGAAGCTCTGGCGCACCTCGTCGTAGGGGCCGTCTTCGCCCGGCAGGTGGCTCCACGCGTACCAGCGCAGGCCCTCGTCGCTCGTCTCGACGGCGCGGTAGTGGTCGGGGTCGTCGGGCGCCTCGCGCCAGCGCCAGGTGCGGTGGGGAGAGGCGATGAAGCGTCGGAGCGCGTCGCGGTCCATGCCCGAGTTGTAGGTCGGACTCGCGCTCCGCACCACGGCCAGGCGGGCTCAGCGGACCATCGGGTTCGAGAACTCGATCGGCAGTCGGAGCGGGAGCATGTCGAGGTCGGGCGCGAGGTCGTCGGGCAGCGGGGAGAAGGGCGTGGCCGCGCGGATGGCGGCGAGCGCGGCGCGGTCGAGGTCGTCGTAGCCGCTCGTGCGCACGAGCCGCGGGGCGCGCGCCAGGGTTCCGTCGCGGCGCACGCGTACGTCGTAGATCGACACGCCCTGGTCCATGGCGAGCGCGCGCTCGCGAGGGAAGCGCAAGGCGTCGTGCACACGCCGGCGGTTCTGGGTGAACCAGTGTCGGTAGCGCGAGTCGCTGGTGTCGAGCGCGGCGTAGCGGCCGTCACCCGGTCCGTGCGTCGTCGCGCGCCCGCCCTCGCGCTGGCCGCCGCCCACGCCCGGGCTGCCGCCGCCGCCGGTGCCGCCGCGGCCGCTCCCCACGCGCGGCGCGGTGCGATCGGTCGACTCGACCCAGCTCTGCATGAGATCGCCCGCGAGCAGCTCCGCGCTCTGGTCGTCGCGAACCCGGGGGCTGAGCCGGTCGGACTGGGTCGCGGCCGGGCCTTCGTCGATGGACGGGCGAGCGTGCGCGACGTCGGCGCGCACCGAGTGTCGGGTGCCGCTGCCGCCGAGGATGCCGGTCCCCGGGCTCGCCTGCGCTCCGCTCTCGGTGGCGCTGGCGGACGCCTGGGCGGGGACGCGCGGTCGCTCGCCGCCCTCCGCCGCGCCGTGCTCCCGGGAGGCGGCGCCGGTCCGCGCCACCGAGGGGAGGGCGCCGTTCACGCTCGCGACCGGCGCGCGCCGCGCCCCCTGCGTCGGGTCCACCGCGCTCACGGGGCGTCGCTCTCGGTGCGTTCCGTCGCCCGAGGCGAGGAAGACGGCGTCGTGCGGATTCGGGGTCGCGCGGCGCCGCTCGAGGGTGGCGCGATCGCGCGCGGTGCGGATGCGCTGGCTCTGCATCGCGACGAGGTTGTTGAGCGGGGAGTCGAACAGGACGATCCCCTCGTCGCGCTGCATCAGCAGGATGCCCTGCTCGGCGCCCGTCGCGTCTCCGCCCTGGCCCCGATCGCGCGCGTCGATGTTCTGCGCGCTCCGATGGCCGCCCGCCTCCGCCCGATCGTGATCGCGGGGAGACTGCCCCCGCTGGGCTGCGCCGGGCGTCCCCTCGGGGTGCCCCATCGGCTCGACCTCCACCAGGTAGGGGTCCGAGGTGGTGGCCGCCCGCGCGGTCACGCTCGGCAGGCGAAAGAGAAGCACGGCGAGCGCCACGTGCGCCCCCACCGAGAGGAGCGCGGTGGCGACGATCGGGCGCGCGCGCAACATGTCGAACAGGATACGGCGGCCCGGCGTGGGTTCCACCCCCCCGGGGCGGGATTCAGGCCTCGCGCTTCCCCTCATCGCCAGGGCTGGACGCCCCGGGTGGGGAGACCGGCTCGCCCGGCGGCCACTGCGCCTCGGGGTGCACGCGCACCGGGGGACCCCGGAAGATGCGCGCCGCCACCCCCAGCCCCGCGACGAGCAGGAGCACCGCGCCGAAGTGGCCCGGCGTCAGCCCTGCGATGAGCCGCGGGTCCGCCACCTCCACGTCGGTCGCGCGCAGGAAGTCGAGCCCGAAGCGCACCGGCGCATACAGGATGGGGATCAGCGCGAGGTAGAAGCCGTGACGCCGCTTCTTCCGGCCGAGCCAGAGCACGAGCGGGATCATCGCGAGGCACCAGAAGACCTCGTAGAGCCCGAGGTCGTGGCGAACCTGCCAGGGCGGGGTGCCGCCGTAGACCTGGTAGTTCTCGACCCCGAGGAAGAACTCGGTCACGCGACCGGGATGATCGTGCGCGGTGAAGCAGCCCATCCGGCCGAAGAGCCAGGCGAACGGGAAGGCGAACGCGCCCATGTCGCCGAACGCCAGGATCGAGTAGCCCCGCCGGAGCTTCCACACGAGCGCGCCGACCACCGCGCCGATGAAGCCGCCGAAGCTCGACAGCCCGTTGGGCAGCTCCAGCAAGAACCACGGGTTCTGCTCGACGACGTCCCAGTGATAGAAGATCGCGTCGAGCACGTGGCCGAGCACGAAGCCGCCGATGAACATGTGGCCGGCCATCTCGTTCATCACGCTCGGGTGCAGCCCGTCGCGCTTCGCCTTCTCCGCCGCGACCCACGCGCCGATGACCACGCCGAGCGCCACCAGCATGCCGAAGGTGTGCACGGGCACCACCTCGGGGAGCGGCAACACGTCCCGCAGGAAGCCCGGCATCGGGATCTCGAGCGGCTCGGGCTTCCACCAGGGGATGTAGAGAAAGGGTGGCACCGCGCCTACCTACGGCGTCCCGTCCCGGCGCGCCAGGGCCGAGCTTCAGCCGCAGCCGCCCGGGCCCCACTCGATGCGGATGGGGCGCTCGTCCGAGATCACCGTCTCGTTGCGGTCGGTGACCGTGGCGCGCAGCGTGAGGTCCTCGCCGATCGAGGTGTCGGGCTCGGGCACGACGAGGGTCAGGCCGAAGACGTCGACGTACTCCTGGCCCACGTCGTCGAAGCTGACCCGCACGCGGAAGACCTGGCTGACGCGCTCGCCGTCGGAGTCCCGGATGAGCTCCACGTCGATGATCGGTCCGCGCCGGTCGATGCCCCACGCGCGCAGGGCGACCCACACGTGCTGCGCGCCCTGGCAGCCGCTGACGAGATCGAGGGTCTGCCCGTCCTCGAAGGTGTTGAAGCGACCCTCGCCCGTGCCGAGCGCGAGGCGCGGCTCGACCCTGACGTCGGCGTCGCCGCGCGGCTCGGCGTCCCCGGGGAGCTGCGCGTCCGCGTCTTCGTTCATCCCGGCGTCCTCCCCCGGTATGGGATCGCAGCCGATCGCGAGGAGCGCGACGAAGAGGAAGGCGAGCGAGCGATGGGGCTTCATGCGAGGAGGCTCTCCTGTGCCGGCGTGTGCCGACCTCAGCGTACCTCACGCATCAGTTGCAGCATCCGTTCCGCCTCGACGAAGCTCGTGACGCGCCCCGCCTCTTCTCCATCGGAGTGGTGCAGGACCACGAGCGGCAGGCCCCGCTGGTCGTACTGCGCGAGCACGTCGTAGCCGGGATCGCCGCGGCGGGAGAGATCGAGCCGCACCGCGACGAAGCGCTGGCCGGCGGACACCACGCGTGGGTCGCTGAAGGTGTGCGAGTCCAGCTCCTCACACGCGCCGCACCAGCTCGCGCCGAAGTCGACCAGCAGCGGCTTGTTCTGGGACTCCGCGCGCTCGCGGGCCGCCTCGTAGTCGTCGAGCCACGCGATGCGGGCGCCCGGAGGCGGCGCCCCGAGCCAGATCGCGAGCAGCACCAGGCCGAGCGTGCTCATCGCGATGCCCAGCGACTTCCGGGTGATCGTGAGCTTGTCGGCGCCGTGGTAGCTGAGGTGCACCGCGCCCGCGGCCAGGCCGACCACGAGGAGCCCCGCCGCGATCATCAGCCAGGTGGGCGTGCGCTGGATGTAGTCCGAGACGGTGCCGCTCCCGACCGGGATGAAGGCGCGCAGGAACCAGAGCGCGGCCGCGACCATGACGATCCCGAACACGCTCTTGACCCACTCGAGCCAGCGGCCGGACTTGGGCAAGCTGATCGCGAAGGTGCCGACGAGCCAGGTCGGCAGTCCCAGGCCGACCGAGTAGGCGAACAGCGCTGCGCCGCCGAGCGCCGCGTTCTGGGTCGTCGTGATCCAGGCCAGCAGCCCGCCGAGGACCGGCCCCGTGCACGGCGCCGCGATGAGCCCGCCGACCAGGCCGAGGGTGAACGCGCCCTTGGGGCCGAGCCCCCCCATCTGCGCGAGCTTGTTCTGGAGCGACGGAGGCAGGCTCAGCTCGAACGCGCCGAACATGGACGTGGCCATGACGACGAAGAACACGGCCAGCGGGATCACGATCCACGGGTTGCCGAGGAAGTCGCCGAACACGCCGCCGGTCAGCCCCACGATGAGGCCGAGCGGGGTGAAGAGGGCGCACATGCCGAGCACGTACATCGTCGACAGCCCCGCGCCGTGCAGCTTCGACTTCGCCTGACTGGCGCCGAAGATGCTGACC
This Sandaracinaceae bacterium DNA region includes the following protein-coding sequences:
- a CDS encoding cytochrome c biogenesis protein CcdA, translated to MTRRSIRSWLPALASAAVVLMVAGTAHADWLTDLTSPFEAALAEGSWGPVLGIMFAAGLLTSLTPCVYPMIAITVSIFGASQAKSKLHGAGLSTMYVLGMCALFTPLGLIVGLTGGVFGDFLGNPWIVIPLAVFFVVMATSMFGAFELSLPPSLQNKLAQMGGLGPKGAFTLGLVGGLIAAPCTGPVLGGLLAWITTTQNAALGGAALFAYSVGLGLPTWLVGTFAISLPKSGRWLEWVKSVFGIVMVAAALWFLRAFIPVGSGTVSDYIQRTPTWLMIAAGLLVVGLAAGAVHLSYHGADKLTITRKSLGIAMSTLGLVLLAIWLGAPPPGARIAWLDDYEAARERAESQNKPLLVDFGASWCGACEELDSHTFSDPRVVSAGQRFVAVRLDLSRRGDPGYDVLAQYDQRGLPLVVLHHSDGEEAGRVTSFVEAERMLQLMREVR
- a CDS encoding prolipoprotein diacylglyceryl transferase → MPPFLYIPWWKPEPLEIPMPGFLRDVLPLPEVVPVHTFGMLVALGVVIGAWVAAEKAKRDGLHPSVMNEMAGHMFIGGFVLGHVLDAIFYHWDVVEQNPWFLLELPNGLSSFGGFIGAVVGALVWKLRRGYSILAFGDMGAFAFPFAWLFGRMGCFTAHDHPGRVTEFFLGVENYQVYGGTPPWQVRHDLGLYEVFWCLAMIPLVLWLGRKKRRHGFYLALIPILYAPVRFGLDFLRATDVEVADPRLIAGLTPGHFGAVLLLVAGLGVAARIFRGPPVRVHPEAQWPPGEPVSPPGASSPGDEGKREA
- a CDS encoding PPC domain-containing protein, with protein sequence MPRLQLPSLASSRSSLAACLLAPCLLAACASGSAPTLQPVSDQTVRVNEELRLTLGIDNPEGRAVAVRIEDPMLPSFDRVHSLSTEPGGALFRWAPLSSQAGRHELVFVLTDGGSGEYDRETVSIEVLPSEDAAPVFVRPGAGGTYDLEREPCVTFDVEVRDDDSTTVDIGNRGSLPERATLANSGAKRATFDWCPTPDQVASSERWTVQLFADDGDHPQVEHDYIIVLRSGPKDGCPGAAPVVSVTSPRAMEAITSGTTYPVEVTVTDDMGLRDPPLLYYSLTAPDDPTKPDVTAFEQVTFEPTEGDDYVARIPTLGLAEGEMEEVFFLVSATDNDDPSGSICDHRTDTTVTSFFAVGGTPPDGSLAECAYCTGSTECDSGICAATASGGRCVDSCSGGGACDMGTCGATVTTEGGTRAGCGPSREICGGGGGTCTDDSREPDDSTGTATPYSSRITDGQICAGDSDYFSFSVGRGERVIVSAEFATLDGDLDLELSDGAGTIVDTSAGVTDTERVEYCNADASTTLYARVFGYGGDENSYTLDAAVMPDGAGCCMDDRFEDDDTRMTARSVTFSGGTPDMASFDGTVCRGDDDWIAIPMTGPGRIEADLVFVHADGDIDMALFDPSGVRLASGASVTDDEALGVDVSSAGTYALRVYVFGSGNTYLGEVRRSTGTGCSRTADCPVGTVCDGTCENDRCTSGADCPAMHACLSAGPIPAASHCGQSCTSNSECRSGEACKWTLDGRGCAATGGGSNGASCTDFTGCGGQRTCLPWVGGYCARARCSSNADCETGTYCVAEGGINVCALSCVSTPCRESEGYSCDFRPTLGGTSRFVCLP
- a CDS encoding TonB family protein; this translates as MLRARPIVATALLSVGAHVALAVLLFRLPSVTARAATTSDPYLVEVEPMGHPEGTPGAAQRGQSPRDHDRAEAGGHRSAQNIDARDRGQGGDATGAEQGILLMQRDEGIVLFDSPLNNLVAMQSQRIRTARDRATLERRRATPNPHDAVFLASGDGTHRERRPVSAVDPTQGARRAPVASVNGALPSVARTGAASREHGAAEGGERPRVPAQASASATESGAQASPGTGILGGSGTRHSVRADVAHARPSIDEGPAATQSDRLSPRVRDDQSAELLAGDLMQSWVESTDRTAPRVGSGRGGTGGGGSPGVGGGQREGGRATTHGPGDGRYAALDTSDSRYRHWFTQNRRRVHDALRFPRERALAMDQGVSIYDVRVRRDGTLARAPRLVRTSGYDDLDRAALAAIRAATPFSPLPDDLAPDLDMLPLRLPIEFSNPMVR
- a CDS encoding serine protease, encoding MTRWLLVFGSLLWAVPVWAQPEVDPPPAGVDEDATGEPVAEAAADPEPAPEAEPISEPAPEPVSESLPEPVTADPAQDAAPSSAPTCAEAAYARAAAAVVRVRAGTQWGAGFVYHSPRHVVTAFSLLGLGRGATVVTQDGTEIGTRLLARDEDYDLAVLELAAPIDGVEPLAPAPETSARRGAPVVALGHPFAEVNRLLGERGEGLLRWSTSTGTVGAANEVGLQADVALAVGHAGAPLLDCEGRVLGMITGAGLVSADLGLVARIGQADVLIAQSGEASDFLGDLQLRLGIGAALIIDEQGRVAGGGYLTLGATLFDRISWMNRVGLFTGGIDDPVGDVLTHSRDLVRVESMLGYRFFVDVGGFFTFYVVPSGGVSVMNERFSERRAAVTPMCTPSDTESCISFQETVSDAWVVRPAASLSILLGGNFEIGYTIEIGFDTDPVQTYHVLRAGFLF
- a CDS encoding VCBS repeat-containing protein, with translation MTRWLCILALLGLPLTGCGDDEDERSTETPTPETEAPAETPSEAETEAPRPAQTAALPDSLPNGLLLVFSQFVTGPNGMQPGAARMEILTRSGGQWHTEVVEDDSSNVFHKAFVYTPPGAAPGIATIGATGATVKLWRRSGGQWSSETLWEAEFGGTRDRMRDAEVADLYGDGRPAIAVGTHDMGVLGIIRPQESGGFAVTELSRTPNTWIHEVEIGDLNGDGTLEVYATPSDPNDLDGGEQRGSVVRYVPNGGGEPTVVADLGDRHAKEIWVGDVDGDGRDELYVAVEAHTTGQDPNVQIVDPVEIRRYDHDTAPTEGVVIARIQDRLTRFLTVGDLDGDGKDEMIAAAFSSGLWLLRPGRDPRAEWAMENIDRDSGGFEHAALVADLDANGQDELYVAADNQGELRRYVWVNGRPRREVIRSRENPRSMMTWNIMPVPRSLVE